The nucleotide window CTCGCCCAACTTCTGGACACCGCTCATTTCTGCACTCTAACCCGGATGGAATAAAGCGGACCATAGTCCGGTTCGATCGTGCGAAGATGTAGACCAGCGAGGGAAGGGAACACGCCCGTGTCAACGATGAAGTCCGATATCCAGATACTGGCTTTGGTGGGAAGCCTGCGTGCGGCGTCGATCAACCGCCAGATCGCCGAGCTCGCTACCGATGTTGCACCGGATAGCGTCCACGTGAACCTATTCGATGGACTGGGCGAGTTGCCGTTCTACAACGAGGACATCGATACAGCCGGCGCCGTTCCCGCGGCGGTCACCGCATTGCGCACCGCGGCGGCAAACGCGGACGCGGCCCTGGTGGTCACTCCCGAGTACAACGGCACCATTCCCGCGGTGGTCAAGAACGCGATCGACTGGCTGTCCCGGCCGTTCGGGGACGGCGCATTGAAAGGCAAGCCACTCGCGGTCATCGGCGGAGCCATGGGCCGATACGGCGGGGTGTGGGCCCACGACGAAACCCGCAAATCGTTTGCCATCGCCGGCACCCGCGTGATCGACACGATAAAACTCTCAGTGC belongs to Mycobacterium basiliense and includes:
- a CDS encoding NAD(P)H-dependent oxidoreductase; its protein translation is MSTMKSDIQILALVGSLRAASINRQIAELATDVAPDSVHVNLFDGLGELPFYNEDIDTAGAVPAAVTALRTAAANADAALVVTPEYNGTIPAVVKNAIDWLSRPFGDGALKGKPLAVIGGAMGRYGGVWAHDETRKSFAIAGTRVIDTIKLSVPLQSLGATPLTDNAELSANVRDVVGKLAAEVS